The following proteins are co-located in the Candidatus Planktophila lacus genome:
- a CDS encoding DUF3052 domain-containing protein, which produces MGFAQGEIVLEVGYDSDCDDALRKEIAATVGTKFLEGSATEVVDAVLLWWRDGDGDLVDELMDALTYLSETGPIWVLTPKVGRDGHVEPSDIQDAAPIAGMSQTSTLVVANDWTATRLVARKAGKR; this is translated from the coding sequence ATGGGATTTGCTCAAGGAGAGATAGTCCTTGAAGTCGGCTATGACTCTGATTGCGATGACGCACTTCGCAAAGAGATCGCGGCCACAGTTGGAACCAAGTTTCTAGAAGGATCTGCAACTGAAGTTGTCGATGCAGTACTTCTCTGGTGGCGCGATGGCGATGGCGATCTCGTTGATGAATTAATGGATGCCCTCACATATTTAAGTGAGACCGGACCGATCTGGGTATTGACTCCAAAAGTTGGTCGCGATGGACATGTTGAACCAAGTGACATTCAGGATGCGGCACCAATTGCAGGGATGAGCCAAACATCAACCCTTGTCGTAGCAAATGATTGGACGGCAACACGTCTAGTGGCGCGTAAGGCT